The following coding sequences lie in one Desulfobacterales bacterium genomic window:
- a CDS encoding helix-turn-helix domain-containing protein, whose product MKLSTKINNPEELGRYILKERKNLKLTQKEISEFTDVGRKFVLELEKGKTTAQIGKIFEVLNALGLELHLIKRGDS is encoded by the coding sequence TTGAAACTTTCAACAAAAATCAATAATCCTGAAGAACTCGGGCGATATATTCTCAAAGAGCGCAAAAATTTAAAGCTGACTCAAAAAGAGATTTCAGAATTTACTGATGTTGGCCGAAAGTTTGTTTTAGAACTTGAAAAAGGTAAAACAACAGCTCAAATCGGTAAGATATTTGAAGTTTTAAATGCGCTCGGGCTTGAGCTTCATCTCATTAAACGGGGAGATAGCTGA
- a CDS encoding nucleotidyltransferase domain-containing protein → MTKKDEILLHLRRFKGEKKERYTILKMGIFGSAARDDMTAESDIDVVVELGKTDLFYLNGIKQELEEQLHRKVDIVRYRDSMNAFLKKRIDKEAVYV, encoded by the coding sequence ATGACAAAAAAAGACGAAATACTCCTCCATCTACGCCGATTCAAAGGAGAAAAAAAAGAACGGTACACTATTCTTAAAATGGGCATTTTTGGTTCGGCAGCACGTGATGATATGACCGCGGAAAGTGATATTGATGTTGTTGTTGAACTTGGCAAAACGGATTTATTCTATCTTAACGGGATAAAGCAGGAATTAGAGGAACAGTTACACAGAAAGGTGGATATTGTAAGATACAGGGATAGCATGAATGCATTTCTGAAAAAAAGGATAGATAAGGAAGCCGTCTATGTATGA